A region of the Arthrobacter sp. FW306-07-I genome:
GGCCCGCTTTGTGGGAGCCACCGTGGCCACAGTCTTTTCGTGGGTGGCGAACCGGTTCTGGACCTTCCGCCACCGCCGCCAGGCCAACGTACTCCGTGAGTTCATCATGTTCGTGATCATCAACGGAATCGGCATTGGCATCTCTACAGGCTTCACGGCCCTGGCCAAGTACGGCATGGGCATCGACAACAAGAACCTGTTGTTCCTCGCCGGCGTGGTTGGCATCCTGGTCGCCACGGTTATGCGCTTCTTCGCCTACCGGTTCCTGGTGTTCAACCAGGAACTGGACCAGGAACCGGAGTTCTCCCACGACCACGAGATCATCGAAGCCCACCCCCACAAGGAGCGTGCGGGTGCCGCGGAACGCCCGGCACCGACTCCCGCCGACGGCGGCCCCCAGGCCTAGCCAGCGGCCGCTAGCTTCCGTGGATGCGTTCGTCGGCCATCAGTTTGTCGGTGATCGCCACATCGGGATGGGTCAGCACTATGGAGCCGCCCTGCTGCCATGCTCCCAGCGCATTCGCGAGTACAGCTTCAAGTCCGGCATCGGCAGGAACATGCAGCCTGGCGCCTTCTGTATGCGGCACGGCAAAACCGGTGATCAGGTCCTGATGCAGGACACTTCGCCCCTGGCTGGTCAGCACGGCGCGGGCCGACGGGTCAGGATCGGCGTGGGGCATGAACACGTCCCCGTGTGACCGCACCTCAGCGGCATAATCCAGCCAACCGGCAGGAAGGTCGCCGCCCCAGCGCATGGCGAGGGCCGGCAGGGCAACGGCAACGCCGGCGTCGTACTGTCCGTCAGAACCGGCGGGATTGTCGGTGGCAAGGAAGTCCGCCTGGCCGCCGTCGAGCATTGTTTCCAGTCCCAGCTGCCAGCCGGCCAGTGCCCATACCAGCGCTTTCCAGTGGGCCGGAAGTGCGAGCCGGAGCCGCATGCCCGGTTCTGCATCCAGTTCGTCCTGCAGCAGGTTGCTCGTCTTGGCCACCCAGTTGTCCAGGACCCGGCCCGACAGTTCCACCCGCTCCGAGTCGGGCCCGTACCAGGTCAGGCGTGGTGCCGTGGAGTTTCCGGAGCGGAGGGCGGCCGTGAGTTCGAGCGCGGGAATTGATGTCATGCGTTCATCCTGCCACTGTCCGAATTACCTGGATGCCCGGCTTACCTGGATGCCCGCGCCAGCCGCGGCGGCCAAGCCAGGGGAACTGATCGTGATGTTAATCACCCGCATTGCTAAGTGTGCTTGCTATTTCTGCGAAGAGCAGGTATTTTCCCCGCTAACACGGGGGATTGGCGGCTTTCCTGCCGGGAATTACGGGCCAGACCCTTCCGCCACGCCGGGGCGGAAGGAAAACCCGGGCGTGGCGTGCGCAAATTTCCCGGCTTCGACTGTCTATTATCCCGGCAACGGCTTGACTCGCCCTAGTTACACACGTGTAATTAGGTAACTAAAGCAATTGCGTAAATACCGGCACACAACCGAGTGTCCACGTATCCAGGCAGTCGCTGAACCATCAGGAGGGTCGCCGTGGGGCAAGCAGAGCGTATCCAGGAAGATGCCGTCGTGGCCGGTCAGGCAACGGCAAAGTACCGTGCGCGGGGGGTGCCGAGCGATTGGTACGTGGACCCCGCTGATCCTGATGCTGCGGAGCGGTACAACAGGAACTCCACCACTGTTCTTGAGGACCAGGCAACCGCGTTCCTCGCGGCACACGAAGCCCTCCTCGACGGCGGTGCTGAGCCGGAAGATGACCTGGATCCGCCTATGGAGCTGGCTGCGGCCGGTACCACCCAGCCGGTGTGGATCGGGCTGCCGCTGCAGCAGGAGTTCGACGACGAGGGCGAGCTGGGCTGGCAGACGGATGCTTTGTGCGCGCAGACGGATCCGGAAGCCTTTTTCCCTGAGAAGGGCGGCTCCACCCGCGATGCCAAGAAGGTCTGCGGTGCCTGCAACGTACGGTCGCAGTGCCTGGAGTACGCGCTGGCCAATGACGAACGGTTCGGCATCTGGGGAGGCCTTTCCGAGCGTGAGCGCCGGCGGCTTAGGAAGCGAGCAATCTAATTCTTCAGGATGTGCACGTCACTGCCGTTGTGGTTGCCCACAACGGCAGTGCCTATCTGCCCAGAACCCTTGCAGCTTTGGCGTCCCAAACCCGGCCCGTTGACCGTGCCGTGGGTGTGGACACGGGGTCCGGCGACGACTCCTACCGCCTCCTGCGGGAGGCTTTGGGGGAAACCGAGGTTCTCAGCTACCCGCGGAGCAAAGGCGGCATGGGCGCCGCCGTCTCCGCTGCGCTCGCGGAGCTGGTCCCCGTCCACGGGGACGGCGACGGTGGCAGGACCGAGTGGATCTGGCTGCTGCACGATGATGCCGCGCCCGCGCCCGAAGCCCTTGCCGAACTCCTGGGCGCCGTGGAGCGTGCGCCCTCGGTCACCGTTGCCGGCTGCAAGCAGCTGGACTGGCATTCGCCGCGAAGACTTATCGATGTAGGTCTTTCCACCAGCCGGTGGGCCGAGCGTCTGACCCTGATCGATGCCGATGAAATGGACCAGGGCCAGTACGACGGCCGTACCGATACCTTTGCCGTCAATTCCGCCGGCATGCTGGTGCGCCGGGATGTCTGGGACCAGCTGGGCGGCTTCGATCCCGCCCTGCCCGGCAGCGGAGACGACGTCGACTTCTGCTGGCGGAACCGCCTTGCAGGCCACCGCGTGGTGGTGGTTCCCGCAGCCCGGATGTTCCATGTGGCGCACCGTCCGCATGCCCTTGGAAACCCCTCGGCGGCGCGCAAGGCCCAGGTCCACTTGCGCCTGAAGCACAGCCCGCTCTGGATGGTGCCGGTCCACGGCATCGGTGCAATGCTTGGCAGCCTCTTCAAGCTGGTCCTGAGCATCGTCGTCAAGGACCCTGGCCACGGCATTTCCCAGCTTCTCGCCACGTGCGCCGCGTTGGGCAGGCCGGGCGCCGTGGCCAAGGCACGCCGGACAGCCAAGCGGTCACGGCGCATCCGCCGGTCCGTCATCCGCAAACTCCAGACCCCCCGGCGGGAGGTGTGGAGCCACCGCCGGTCGCTGATGGAGGCGCTGGGATCCGACGGGTCCGGCGCTGACCACCTCGTGCAGGATCCGCTGGCGAACCAGCCCACCGGTGACGCCGCGGACGACTTCGCAGCCCTGGCCACCACCAAACGCGGTTGGGTGGGTAACGGCGCCTTAGCCGCCGTCATCATCGCATCCGTGGCCTCCCTATTGGCGCTCACAGGTTTGTTCCGGGCCGGAGCGGTAACCGGAGGCGCCCTGCTTCCTGTCTCCGCGAGCTTGGGGGACATCTGGCATAACGCCTCCAGTTGGTGGATCAGTTTGGGCGCGGGCCTTCCCGGCCGCGGCGACCCCTTTGACTACGTGCTGTGGATCATCGGAGTCCTGGGCGGAGGGGACGCGAATCCGGCCATGGCCTGGCTGCTCCTGCTCGGTGCCCCGTTGTCCGGCCTCACCGCCTGGTTCGCGGCCGGCGGGCTGACTGTACGCCGCCGGCTCCGCCTCGTGGCTGCGCTCTATTGGGCAGCCGCTCCCGCACTCCAGGCCGCACTCAACCAGGGGCGGGCAGGCGCCCTGATCGCGCACATCATGCTTCCGCTGGTGGTCCTGGGCCTGCTGCGGGCTACGGGCTCCGCGGTGGGCCACGGCCGGTTCAACGCCGGCGCATCAACTGAACGCAACTCCACCGAACAGCCCCCGGCCAAGGCGGGGATCAACGGCCTTCCCTCGTGGTCCGCCGCGGCAGCTGCGGGCCTGGCCCTGGCTGTCACGACCGCGGCCGCCCCCTCGCTGCTGATCCCGGCCACGGTGGTCATCGTGCTCTGCGGCCTGCTATTGGGGCGGCGCGGGCGCACCGTGTGGTGGGCTCTGTTGCCGGCTGCCGCCTTGTTTACCCCTTTTGCCCTGTCCACACTCGACCGGCCGCGTGCCATCCTGGCGGATCCAGGATTGCCGCTGGGATTCGACGCTGCCCCTCTGTGGCAGCAGGTCCTGGGCCAGCCCCTGTCATTCGACCCCGCGGCCGGGCTTCAGGGACTGGCTGCCTTTGCCGGCGGTGGCGTGCCTTGGGCGCTCCTGCTCGCATTGCTCATCGCGGGGCCGGTGCTGGTCCTTGCCATCGTGGGACTCTTCAGTGCACGGCGTCGGGCCCGGATTGCCAGGTGCTTCTGGATCGTGGCTGTTATTGCCCTGGCCGCCGGCTGGTTCGCCAGCCACGTCGCCACCGGCTTCAACGCCGGCGTGCTGGTAACGCCGTTCACCGGACCGGTGGTGTCTGCCGTGTCCTTTGCCCTCCTTGCGGCGGCAATCCTCGGATCCGAGCAACTCCTGTCCACGGCGGACCGGGCGTCGGGCACCGGGACGAGGACTGGAAGGGCAGCGCGCGCAGGGCTGGCGCTGGGCCTTGTGGTGGTGCTGGCCGGACCGCTGGCCGGGATGGCTGCCTGGTCAGCGCAGAACATTTTGCGTCCGGCGGGGACTGCCGCCACCCACGCCACTACATCCCTGGGGAGCACTCCTGCCGCCGCTGCAGCGGGTTCCGGAACCGGGGGAGAGCTGGGCACGCCGCGCCTGGTGGAAGCCTCCACGGGGCGCTCCCTGCCCGCCACCGCCGTCGACCGGGGGACCGGGCCGGAACAAACACGGACACTGCTGCTCAGCACCGGAGAAGACGGAACCTTCAGTGCGTCGCTGATGCGTGGGGCAGGCACCACCCTGGACAGTCTCTCCGCCATCGCCTCTGCACGGAACATCATCGGCGCTCCGGGTGCCGAAGAGGTCCGTGGCGACGACGACGTCACCGCGGCTGTCCGCCGCGTGGTGGCCACCCTAGTTGCGGGGCAGGGCGTGGATCCGCGGCCCGACCTGGAACAGCTCGGGGTTGGATTCGTGGTGCTCCGGGCAGCGGACACGGCAGCCCAGCTCACCGCCAGCCGCATGGACGCCGTTCCCGGCCTTGTGGCCGTAGGACAGACCGACGTTGGCTGGCTCTGGCGCATCAGCCCACTGAACCAGCCGGTCCTCCAGGCTGCTGAAGTGGCCCATCGCGTCCGCATCGTGGATCCGCGTGGCGCGGCCACCGCTTTGGTCGCCTCCGGAACCGATGACGTCAACACGGCCGTCCCTGCGGGGCCGGAAGGCCGGTTGGTGGTACTGGCAGAGCGGGCCGACCCGGGGTGGAGTGCCTGGCTCGATGGCCGGAAGCTGACCTCCACCACCGACGGCTGGTCCCAGGCCTTTACGCTTCCGGCGGCGGCCGGCCAGCTCACCGTCCGCTACGAGAACCCGTGGTCGTTCTGGGCTGCCGTTGCCCAGATCACGGTGATCGGACTGACTGTCATCCTGGCAATCCCCATGCCGGCCCGGCGCCCGCGGACCGGTTTCTCGCGCGACGAGGGCTCCCTGCGTAAGGAACACCAACATGCATGAGCAGACCCCACCCGCCGGCATTCCTTCCGCCGAGGCGGGGAAGCAGCCCCAGGCCGGGG
Encoded here:
- a CDS encoding glycosyltransferase family 2 protein, whose protein sequence is MVAHNGSAYLPRTLAALASQTRPVDRAVGVDTGSGDDSYRLLREALGETEVLSYPRSKGGMGAAVSAALAELVPVHGDGDGGRTEWIWLLHDDAAPAPEALAELLGAVERAPSVTVAGCKQLDWHSPRRLIDVGLSTSRWAERLTLIDADEMDQGQYDGRTDTFAVNSAGMLVRRDVWDQLGGFDPALPGSGDDVDFCWRNRLAGHRVVVVPAARMFHVAHRPHALGNPSAARKAQVHLRLKHSPLWMVPVHGIGAMLGSLFKLVLSIVVKDPGHGISQLLATCAALGRPGAVAKARRTAKRSRRIRRSVIRKLQTPRREVWSHRRSLMEALGSDGSGADHLVQDPLANQPTGDAADDFAALATTKRGWVGNGALAAVIIASVASLLALTGLFRAGAVTGGALLPVSASLGDIWHNASSWWISLGAGLPGRGDPFDYVLWIIGVLGGGDANPAMAWLLLLGAPLSGLTAWFAAGGLTVRRRLRLVAALYWAAAPALQAALNQGRAGALIAHIMLPLVVLGLLRATGSAVGHGRFNAGASTERNSTEQPPAKAGINGLPSWSAAAAAGLALAVTTAAAPSLLIPATVVIVLCGLLLGRRGRTVWWALLPAAALFTPFALSTLDRPRAILADPGLPLGFDAAPLWQQVLGQPLSFDPAAGLQGLAAFAGGGVPWALLLALLIAGPVLVLAIVGLFSARRRARIARCFWIVAVIALAAGWFASHVATGFNAGVLVTPFTGPVVSAVSFALLAAAILGSEQLLSTADRASGTGTRTGRAARAGLALGLVVVLAGPLAGMAAWSAQNILRPAGTAATHATTSLGSTPAAAAAGSGTGGELGTPRLVEASTGRSLPATAVDRGTGPEQTRTLLLSTGEDGTFSASLMRGAGTTLDSLSAIASARNIIGAPGAEEVRGDDDVTAAVRRVVATLVAGQGVDPRPDLEQLGVGFVVLRAADTAAQLTASRMDAVPGLVAVGQTDVGWLWRISPLNQPVLQAAEVAHRVRIVDPRGAATALVASGTDDVNTAVPAGPEGRLVVLAERADPGWSAWLDGRKLTSTTDGWSQAFTLPAAAGQLTVRYENPWSFWAAVAQITVIGLTVILAIPMPARRPRTGFSRDEGSLRKEHQHA
- a CDS encoding TIGR03089 family protein is translated as MTSIPALELTAALRSGNSTAPRLTWYGPDSERVELSGRVLDNWVAKTSNLLQDELDAEPGMRLRLALPAHWKALVWALAGWQLGLETMLDGGQADFLATDNPAGSDGQYDAGVAVALPALAMRWGGDLPAGWLDYAAEVRSHGDVFMPHADPDPSARAVLTSQGRSVLHQDLITGFAVPHTEGARLHVPADAGLEAVLANALGAWQQGGSIVLTHPDVAITDKLMADERIHGS
- a CDS encoding WhiB family transcriptional regulator, translating into MGQAERIQEDAVVAGQATAKYRARGVPSDWYVDPADPDAAERYNRNSTTVLEDQATAFLAAHEALLDGGAEPEDDLDPPMELAAAGTTQPVWIGLPLQQEFDDEGELGWQTDALCAQTDPEAFFPEKGGSTRDAKKVCGACNVRSQCLEYALANDERFGIWGGLSERERRRLRKRAI
- a CDS encoding GtrA family protein, translating into MFSTLADRIRGLASLFWREVAKFGAVGGVAFVIDNGLTYYLMHGPMSDSEAKARFVGATVATVFSWVANRFWTFRHRRQANVLREFIMFVIINGIGIGISTGFTALAKYGMGIDNKNLLFLAGVVGILVATVMRFFAYRFLVFNQELDQEPEFSHDHEIIEAHPHKERAGAAERPAPTPADGGPQA